DNA from Roseimicrobium sp. ORNL1:
ACACTCGTCATGACCTTTTTTACCATCGTTCGTCGCGGCCTGACCCGCCGTCCCATCCGCACCGGTCTCACCCTCGCGGGCATCGCCATCGGCATTGCTGCCGTGGTCGCACTGGTGGGCATGTCCGGCGGTTATGAAAAGAGCATCAAGGAGCAGCTCGACAGCATTGGCATCGACATGATCGTCAGCAACATGAGCGGATCGGTGAACCCGAAGGTGTTCGACGAAAAGCTCGAGGATGAAGTCGCCAAGATTCCCAAGGTCGCGGAGACCACCACCGTACTCATGCAGATGATCAGCGTGGAGAGCATGGACATGGTGATGGTATCGGGACGTGAGTGGGGCGGATTCACCTGGGGCAAGCTCAAGGTCACGGAAGGCCGGATGCCGAAGGACGCCAACGAAATGGCCGTGGTACTGGGCGTCACCGTCGCCGATGCCATGGGGAAGAAGGTGGGTGACACCGTGCAGATCGAAAGTGAAGAGCTCGCCGTGGTGGGCATCGTCTCCGGCGGATCCGTTGTGGAGAACGGAGCCATCATCCTCTCGCTTCCGGTGCTGCAGAAGGTCACGCAGAATGAAGGCAAGGTAAACTTCGTGGACCTGCGCTTCGAGCCCGGCGTGACGGCACAGGACGTGGACCACATCGCCGCCGAGGTGAAGAAGATTTTCCCCCAGGGTCGCGCTCTGCGTGCCCAGGATGTGGTGCAGTCCAGCCAGGGATTCAAGGTGGTGCGCGCCATGAGCTGGAGCACTTCCACGCTGGCAATCATCGTGGGTGTCTTCGGCGTGATGAACACGATGCTCATGACCGTGTTCGAGCGCACGCATGAGATCGGCATTCTTCTGGCCGTGGGTTGGAAGAAGAACCGCGTCATGAAAATGGTACTCTGCGAATCCGCACTCTTGGGCTTCCTGGGAGGCGTGGTCGGTGTGGCCCTCGGTGCGCTGGCGGTGAGAATCATGGAACGCATGCCCACCGTGCGTGGTCTGCTGGAGCCGGATCTCAGCCCGCAGCTGATGCTGCTCTCTGTGGCCATCGCCGTGGTGGTGGGATTGATCAGCGGCTTGTACCCCTCGTGGCGCGCCTCGCGCATGTCTCCCGCCGTGGCCATCCAGGGCTAGTCGGAACGACGAACCAGTTTTCGCTTATGAAGCATCTGAAGCCCATGGAAGCGGTGGCCGCGCTCTACGCGAGCGGGAACGAGGCGGATTCGGAAGCCATCGTGGCGAGCCTGAGCTGTACGATTTTCGG
Protein-coding regions in this window:
- a CDS encoding FtsX-like permease family protein; its protein translation is MTFFTIVRRGLTRRPIRTGLTLAGIAIGIAAVVALVGMSGGYEKSIKEQLDSIGIDMIVSNMSGSVNPKVFDEKLEDEVAKIPKVAETTTVLMQMISVESMDMVMVSGREWGGFTWGKLKVTEGRMPKDANEMAVVLGVTVADAMGKKVGDTVQIESEELAVVGIVSGGSVVENGAIILSLPVLQKVTQNEGKVNFVDLRFEPGVTAQDVDHIAAEVKKIFPQGRALRAQDVVQSSQGFKVVRAMSWSTSTLAIIVGVFGVMNTMLMTVFERTHEIGILLAVGWKKNRVMKMVLCESALLGFLGGVVGVALGALAVRIMERMPTVRGLLEPDLSPQLMLLSVAIAVVVGLISGLYPSWRASRMSPAVAIQG